One region of Sulfuriroseicoccus oceanibius genomic DNA includes:
- a CDS encoding HAD family hydrolase, with protein MMDLPESLRSVRALIFDFDGVIVDTEWAIFQTWSELFARHDVELKLETYAQCVGSDHDAWDPKAHLEELCGYALDWDAVLPEKHAASRRLMAGQGVMDGVVEWLDAAQCAGLPVAVASSSSHEWVHGWLTKLELRERFVSLSCRDHVERIKPAPDLFLHAAAQLEVDPAAALVIEDSANGTAAAHAAGMRVVAVPNRVTAHQDFSKAWRRVGSLAELTLADALEPVGR; from the coding sequence ATGATGGATTTACCAGAATCTCTCCGCTCCGTGCGTGCGCTGATCTTTGATTTCGATGGCGTCATCGTCGACACCGAATGGGCGATCTTCCAGACGTGGAGCGAGCTCTTTGCTCGTCATGACGTTGAACTGAAGCTCGAAACGTACGCTCAATGTGTGGGGAGTGACCATGACGCGTGGGACCCGAAGGCGCATCTGGAAGAGTTGTGTGGCTACGCGCTCGACTGGGACGCTGTGTTGCCGGAGAAGCATGCGGCATCGCGCCGGTTGATGGCGGGGCAGGGGGTGATGGACGGAGTGGTGGAGTGGTTGGATGCGGCTCAATGTGCGGGCTTGCCGGTGGCCGTGGCGTCCAGTTCGTCGCACGAGTGGGTCCATGGATGGCTGACCAAGTTGGAGCTGCGTGAGCGCTTCGTTTCTCTGAGTTGTCGCGACCATGTCGAGCGGATCAAACCGGCACCGGATTTGTTTCTGCACGCGGCGGCTCAATTGGAGGTCGATCCGGCGGCCGCGCTGGTGATCGAGGATTCCGCCAATGGCACAGCCGCCGCGCATGCCGCGGGGATGCGGGTGGTCGCGGTGCCCAACCGGGTAACGGCACACCAGGATTTTTCCAAAGCCTGGCGTAGAGTGGGCTCGCTGGCTGAGCTGACGCTCGCCGATGCGCTGGAGCCCGTCGGCCGATAG
- a CDS encoding pyridoxal phosphate-dependent aminotransferase — protein MDLTAERLANIAPSMTLSVTNRAAEMKAAGEDVCSFGAGEPDTDTPDHIKAACIAALEQGATKYTAAAGLPALREAIANKLMVDNGLEYDVSQISVNCGAKHSLFNAILAVCDPGDEVIIPSPYWTSYPEMVRLAGAVPVIVETDEKNGWKLTAEQFEDNMSIKTKMVILNSPSNPTGAMYSRSELEAIAEVALSEDIVILSDEIYEKLVYGDTEHISIASLSQEVKDLTITVNGFSKAYSMTGWRLGYTAAPEKIAAAIAKAQSHSTSAPTTFAQYGAIAALMGDQAPLNDMREELDMRRKYMLSRLNRIHNVTTIEPKGAFYFLVNIRKIGLKSVNFADKLLSRYKVAVVPGIAFGNDYTVRLSYATSLDVIKEGLDRFEDFCRSY, from the coding sequence ATGGACCTCACCGCCGAACGTCTCGCCAACATTGCTCCGTCAATGACCCTTTCCGTCACCAACCGTGCCGCCGAAATGAAGGCCGCTGGTGAAGACGTCTGCAGCTTCGGAGCCGGAGAACCGGATACCGATACCCCGGATCACATCAAAGCCGCCTGCATCGCCGCTCTCGAGCAAGGTGCCACCAAGTACACCGCGGCCGCCGGTCTCCCTGCACTTCGCGAAGCCATCGCCAACAAACTCATGGTCGACAACGGCCTTGAGTACGACGTTTCCCAGATCTCGGTCAACTGCGGCGCCAAGCACTCGCTCTTCAACGCAATCCTCGCCGTTTGCGACCCAGGCGACGAAGTCATCATCCCATCCCCTTACTGGACCAGCTATCCGGAAATGGTCCGCCTCGCGGGTGCCGTCCCTGTGATCGTCGAAACCGACGAAAAGAACGGCTGGAAGCTCACCGCTGAGCAGTTCGAGGACAACATGAGCATCAAAACCAAGATGGTCATCCTCAACAGCCCAAGCAACCCGACCGGCGCCATGTACAGCCGCTCGGAGCTCGAAGCCATCGCTGAAGTGGCCCTCTCCGAGGACATCGTCATCCTCTCCGACGAGATCTACGAAAAGCTCGTCTACGGTGACACCGAGCACATCTCGATCGCCTCGCTCAGCCAGGAAGTGAAGGACCTCACCATCACCGTCAACGGCTTCTCGAAAGCCTACTCGATGACCGGATGGCGCCTCGGATACACCGCAGCCCCTGAAAAGATCGCTGCGGCCATCGCCAAGGCCCAGAGCCACTCGACCAGCGCTCCTACCACCTTCGCCCAGTACGGCGCCATCGCTGCTCTCATGGGCGACCAGGCACCACTCAACGACATGCGCGAAGAGCTCGACATGCGCCGCAAGTACATGCTCAGCCGCCTCAACCGCATCCACAACGTCACCACCATCGAACCAAAGGGTGCGTTCTACTTCCTCGTCAACATCCGTAAGATCGGCCTCAAGTCGGTCAACTTCGCGGACAAGCTGCTCAGCCGCTACAAGGTGGCCGTTGTCCCAGGCATCGCCTTCGGCAACGACTACACCGTGCGCCTGTCGTACGCGACCTCGCTCGACGTGATCAAAGAAGGCCTCGACCGCTTCGAAGACTTCTGCCGCTCGTACTAA
- the dnaB gene encoding replicative DNA helicase has translation MPSFPSAPEVTDNDNGPALQSGPRKKDRKAKSIEQIEALRSVPSSHDAERGLLSSMLQDPGRIIDEVIPLLSPAAFHHPAHELIYTILLELQNKRTPIDIVTLTQTLIDRNQLEEIGGASYIAELGEFAPTSANFATYAHIIRDKYILRRVISSCTECITSAYEEQEDVQPLLDTVEQRILQIREMGAKDQKKNTKEEVIEAVKVFEEMVKNKGGTHGTTTGLKDLDAMTDGLHGGEMFIIAARPAMGKTSLVMNVVEHIACDLNQPALVFSLEMSTQQLIQRLLCARAGVPLNRFRDGFATKEDFRKLTKAASQIAASKLFVDDTPGVSILELRAKARRIHNQHPLKIIAVDYLQLMKSNTKRAQENRQIEVAEISAGLKAIAKELNVPVMVLAQLNRNPEGRADNKPKLSDLRESGSIEQDADVVGLLVRSAYYATNEDERDERQGEAELIIAKQRNGPTGEIPLTFINEIMRFRDRARTDDDE, from the coding sequence ATGCCATCCTTTCCCTCCGCTCCGGAAGTCACCGACAACGACAACGGCCCAGCCCTTCAGTCAGGACCACGCAAAAAGGACCGCAAAGCCAAAAGCATCGAGCAAATCGAAGCCCTGCGCTCCGTGCCAAGCAGCCACGACGCTGAACGAGGACTGCTCTCGTCGATGCTTCAGGATCCAGGCCGCATCATCGACGAAGTCATCCCACTTCTCAGCCCGGCCGCATTTCACCATCCGGCCCACGAGCTCATTTACACCATCCTGCTCGAACTGCAGAACAAACGGACGCCGATCGATATCGTCACGCTCACGCAGACGCTCATCGACCGCAACCAGCTCGAGGAGATCGGCGGCGCAAGCTACATCGCCGAGCTCGGTGAGTTCGCCCCAACCTCGGCCAACTTTGCGACCTACGCACACATCATCCGCGACAAGTACATCCTGCGCCGCGTGATCTCGTCGTGCACCGAGTGCATCACCTCCGCCTACGAGGAACAGGAAGATGTCCAACCTCTACTCGACACCGTGGAGCAACGGATTCTCCAGATCCGCGAAATGGGCGCCAAGGATCAGAAGAAGAACACCAAAGAGGAAGTCATCGAAGCGGTGAAGGTCTTCGAGGAAATGGTGAAAAACAAAGGGGGCACCCACGGCACCACCACCGGCCTCAAAGACCTCGACGCCATGACCGACGGCCTCCACGGCGGTGAGATGTTCATTATCGCAGCCCGTCCGGCCATGGGTAAGACCTCGTTGGTCATGAACGTGGTCGAGCACATTGCCTGTGACCTCAACCAGCCGGCGCTTGTGTTCTCGTTGGAGATGTCCACCCAGCAGCTCATCCAACGTCTGCTTTGCGCCCGCGCAGGAGTGCCGCTCAACCGCTTCCGTGACGGCTTTGCAACCAAGGAAGACTTCCGCAAGCTCACCAAGGCGGCGAGCCAGATCGCCGCGTCCAAGCTTTTCGTCGATGACACCCCGGGTGTCTCGATTCTCGAACTGCGAGCCAAAGCCCGCCGTATTCACAACCAGCACCCGCTCAAGATCATCGCGGTGGACTACCTCCAGCTGATGAAGTCGAACACGAAGCGAGCTCAGGAAAACCGTCAGATCGAGGTGGCTGAGATCTCCGCAGGTCTCAAGGCAATCGCCAAGGAACTCAACGTCCCGGTCATGGTGCTGGCCCAGCTTAACCGTAACCCGGAAGGCCGAGCCGACAACAAACCCAAGCTCTCCGACCTGCGTGAATCCGGATCGATCGAGCAGGACGCCGACGTCGTCGGCCTCCTCGTCCGCTCCGCTTACTACGCTACCAACGAGGACGAACGAGACGAACGCCAAGGGGAAGCCGAACTCATCATCGCGAAACAACGTAACGGCCCGACCGGTGAGATCCCACTCACGTTCATCAACGAGATCATGCGTTTCCGCGACCGCGCACGCACCGACGACGACGAGTAA
- the rplI gene encoding 50S ribosomal protein L9 — MATTDVILKEKIEGLGAEADVVSVKSGYARNFLIPQGKAYEATNANRRHVEALKAARAAREAEEIKVAQEVAAQIKKAKVALELETGQGGKSFGSITSSDIADALKAQAGIEIDRHAIVLEKPIKTTGSQTLEVKVHSEIHAKLTVDVTAKGGEEEAADA, encoded by the coding sequence ATGGCTACGACTGACGTCATCCTGAAAGAGAAAATCGAAGGCCTCGGCGCTGAAGCTGACGTTGTGAGCGTCAAGTCCGGATACGCCCGCAACTTCCTCATCCCACAAGGCAAGGCATACGAAGCGACCAACGCTAACCGCCGCCACGTGGAAGCACTCAAAGCTGCCCGCGCTGCTCGCGAAGCTGAAGAGATCAAAGTTGCCCAAGAGGTCGCAGCACAAATCAAGAAGGCCAAAGTTGCCCTCGAACTCGAAACCGGTCAGGGCGGCAAGTCCTTCGGATCGATCACCAGCAGCGACATCGCAGACGCACTCAAGGCTCAGGCCGGCATCGAAATCGACCGCCACGCCATCGTCCTCGAGAAGCCGATCAAAACCACCGGCAGCCAGACCCTCGAAGTCAAAGTGCACAGCGAAATCCACGCCAAGCTCACCGTCGACGTCACCGCTAAGGGTGGCGAAGAGGAAGCAGCTGACGCGTAA
- a CDS encoding sulfatase/phosphatase domain-containing protein, which produces MNLNRNLPSAPKRIPRTLGLFAALTLSAATARASAPNIVVFFSDDHTQQGISAYHNVTNATVQDLVFKDSPLAQTPNIDRLADQGAVFTHSYVSNSICQPSRANLITGLHSHANGHLANTGGFNGAQQTLPKLLQSAGYSTALIGKWHLGTTPTGFDHFEYLVGQGEYYSPRLITSLPSGGSTTITHSGEYIADVLTNRTQAWLQNRLDTNQTNPFFIMVNHKGTHRVWNPAPAEIDPAAFRQVEWDYSVTPNPTTAPEDPASWTPALVPVPSNFSDYRNGYPTRATSAAAQEMEISAIMRLNEDLKLDGSTFGGTAYDEVRTWWNANRNSLTQDEKDAYFHQRYIKDYLLTAKSVDRSVGDILDFLEANQLDRNTIVIYASDQGFYLGEHGWFDKRWMYEESLRTPLLMQWKDASGNSLITPGTEVNEMVQVIDYAPTLLEAAGVTQYDAMHGESFLGWATAATNDQPAAWRDSIYYHYYEGYTAEHRVGRHYGIRTDRYKLIFQYERANQWELFDLLLDPYEMNNLLYNAETGTIDNPTDGVDGTPQFQALVIDLMTKLRSLRTLYGDTSGTGFSIPGVDLPDPDLLTSLQPDSAAYEGDTTDRTTAQPVLENGVTLEINCTPASSDLTGMALLIEIGGNSNGSALYLVDGVPTFIQKQNSSDPATPTSLADTTLPEIAVQSSYGTLTSGITYQIAAIYTPPAQGSTTGTLRLAVKTEGGNTSLDVFSITNASPSGNWSGNETLSVGTTNSELTNRAGLSTTPGTFYNASQKSFSGTIERALYWNATGSITSKMKVNGSGHSGTSFSVDVSDLVKGATYTLYRCTDLSFDESTVAVDSAVAGDGPLVLTDPGTPSPIPTTRAFYKIEEN; this is translated from the coding sequence ATGAACTTGAACCGCAACCTTCCCTCCGCCCCCAAACGTATCCCCCGGACTCTCGGACTCTTTGCCGCACTGACCCTTTCAGCCGCAACAGCCCGAGCCAGTGCCCCCAACATCGTGGTCTTCTTCTCGGACGACCACACCCAGCAGGGCATCAGCGCCTATCACAACGTCACGAACGCCACCGTTCAGGACCTTGTGTTCAAAGACTCCCCGCTGGCACAGACCCCGAACATCGACCGTCTAGCAGACCAAGGAGCTGTGTTCACGCACAGCTACGTCAGCAACTCGATCTGCCAGCCGTCGCGCGCCAACCTCATCACCGGCCTCCACTCCCACGCCAACGGCCATCTAGCCAACACCGGCGGCTTCAACGGAGCACAACAAACGCTGCCCAAATTGCTCCAATCCGCCGGCTACAGCACCGCACTGATCGGGAAATGGCACCTCGGCACCACACCCACCGGCTTCGACCACTTCGAATACCTCGTAGGCCAGGGCGAATACTACTCCCCCCGACTGATCACCTCACTACCCAGCGGCGGCTCCACAACAATCACCCACAGCGGCGAATACATTGCCGACGTGCTGACCAACCGCACCCAGGCGTGGCTCCAGAACCGATTGGACACCAACCAAACCAATCCGTTCTTCATTATGGTCAACCACAAGGGCACCCACCGCGTGTGGAACCCAGCCCCGGCGGAAATCGACCCTGCAGCTTTCCGTCAGGTCGAATGGGACTACTCGGTCACCCCGAACCCAACAACCGCTCCCGAAGACCCCGCCTCGTGGACACCAGCGCTGGTACCGGTTCCTTCCAACTTTTCCGACTACCGCAACGGCTACCCAACCCGCGCCACCAGCGCCGCCGCCCAAGAGATGGAGATCTCCGCCATCATGCGCTTGAACGAAGACCTCAAACTCGATGGCAGCACATTCGGCGGCACGGCCTACGACGAAGTCCGCACGTGGTGGAACGCCAACCGCAACAGCCTCACTCAGGACGAAAAGGACGCCTACTTCCACCAACGCTACATCAAGGACTACCTGCTCACCGCGAAATCAGTCGACCGCAGCGTGGGCGACATCCTCGACTTCCTCGAAGCCAACCAACTCGACCGCAACACCATCGTGATCTACGCCTCCGACCAGGGTTTCTACCTCGGCGAGCACGGATGGTTCGACAAGCGCTGGATGTATGAAGAGTCACTCCGCACCCCGCTTTTGATGCAGTGGAAGGACGCCTCGGGGAACTCACTCATCACACCGGGCACCGAGGTCAACGAGATGGTCCAGGTCATCGACTACGCACCAACGCTACTCGAAGCCGCGGGCGTGACCCAGTACGACGCCATGCACGGCGAAAGCTTCCTCGGCTGGGCAACCGCCGCAACCAACGACCAACCCGCCGCTTGGCGCGACTCGATCTATTACCACTACTATGAGGGCTACACCGCCGAGCACCGCGTCGGCCGCCACTACGGCATCCGCACGGACCGCTACAAGCTGATCTTCCAATACGAACGCGCCAACCAATGGGAGTTGTTCGACCTATTGCTGGATCCATATGAAATGAACAACCTGCTCTACAACGCGGAGACAGGCACCATTGATAACCCAACCGACGGCGTGGACGGCACGCCTCAGTTCCAAGCGCTAGTTATCGACCTCATGACCAAACTGCGCAGTCTCCGCACACTCTATGGCGACACCTCCGGCACTGGGTTCTCCATCCCCGGAGTCGACCTACCGGACCCAGACCTCCTCACCAGCCTCCAGCCTGACAGCGCGGCATATGAAGGCGACACCACAGACCGAACCACCGCGCAACCAGTCCTAGAAAATGGCGTCACCTTAGAAATCAACTGCACCCCGGCATCCTCCGACCTCACGGGCATGGCGCTCTTGATCGAGATCGGAGGCAACTCAAATGGCTCGGCGTTGTACCTGGTCGATGGCGTGCCAACCTTCATCCAAAAGCAAAACTCATCAGACCCCGCCACGCCAACATCACTCGCCGACACCACATTGCCCGAGATCGCCGTCCAGTCATCGTACGGCACGCTGACCAGCGGCATCACCTATCAGATCGCCGCGATCTACACACCTCCCGCACAAGGTTCCACCACCGGCACTCTCCGGCTCGCGGTAAAAACCGAGGGCGGCAACACATCACTGGATGTGTTCTCCATTACCAATGCCTCACCATCCGGCAACTGGTCAGGCAACGAAACACTCAGCGTAGGCACTACCAACAGCGAACTCACCAACCGCGCCGGCCTCTCAACCACGCCCGGCACATTCTACAACGCCAGCCAAAAGAGCTTCAGCGGCACCATTGAGCGCGCGCTCTACTGGAA
- a CDS encoding serine/threonine-protein kinase — MMTCPPPDEINAELDADFNACPHCQAEVEVSACAPFEKIACPECGGAMRVRVQFDHYVIKKQLGVGGMSHVFEALDTTLDRRVALKILNRENSADESRIKQFEREATLTASVSNPNVVRVFGVGIANGNFYIAMELVEGYSLEERLHEKGKIEEQRVLDLAIESVDGLRAASRVGLIHRDIKPGNILVTNDGHAKIVDFGLALIFEGGETEADEEMWATPYYVPPEKLAGATEDIRSDLYSFGATLFHLLAGQPMYNTSSNSIEELLQVKQQSVKLGAVAPMVSSATQQVVDRLVMPDPDQRYADYDALYDELCAARDSLRSSAEAAVATKGVAKGKVQKKNTALKVVGGLAVLGAVGGVVAWQMLQTAIDDGKAALVEAGNEVVEAVNEEIEAASSGFEERANADAGTRFIEARASLLAGDYDKAADEFQSLMNDSATSQPMANWAGLNAAFAHYLLGQPGKARIVLAEMRAHPKFDDLLMDEDLRTYFERVSSTVLTKWPVAENVVADLPTNGEWGFAVMLYGLKNWEHGRFQLASEMIGKVDLDNVEQRYEWLRDYRGLLNNYIYDAKTMLNLPLDETGTVSSDVDVTIGVLQRAHDELKMEGRAKDMVAARLERLRSLKVELEEAERREVEREQRELIRNEMIKVAKLRPQLKKLGESYQFREAAALARSTKLETSEAKSEMKNTSFLYQGCEQFIDLLIQDLNEHSFRGSLKLTERSAEMRGVTVVKATSASLAVRRGGAVFTQKVEEMPQETLVKLAEWALEQTKGADARQARFKALAAFCVFTGDLERGDSAASEVSMLDREFTNAWKSLRRRVDKANAKAAEQAELMEGASSSRGGSDSLFDDSGNDAPDPLEGDSGLDESLFDDPF; from the coding sequence ATGATGACCTGCCCGCCTCCTGATGAAATCAATGCCGAACTGGACGCCGACTTCAATGCTTGTCCGCATTGTCAGGCGGAGGTTGAGGTTTCGGCGTGTGCCCCATTTGAGAAAATTGCCTGCCCTGAATGTGGTGGCGCGATGCGTGTGCGGGTTCAGTTTGATCATTATGTGATCAAGAAGCAGCTCGGCGTTGGCGGAATGAGCCATGTCTTTGAGGCGTTGGATACCACACTGGACCGCCGCGTGGCGCTGAAGATCCTCAACCGCGAAAACAGTGCGGACGAGAGCCGGATCAAGCAATTCGAGCGTGAGGCCACACTCACGGCATCGGTTTCCAACCCGAACGTGGTGCGTGTCTTTGGCGTGGGGATCGCCAACGGTAACTTCTATATCGCGATGGAGCTGGTGGAGGGCTATTCGCTGGAGGAGCGGTTGCACGAGAAGGGCAAGATCGAAGAACAGCGTGTGCTGGACCTCGCGATCGAATCGGTAGACGGTCTGCGGGCGGCATCGCGCGTGGGACTCATCCACAGGGACATCAAGCCGGGTAATATTCTGGTGACCAACGACGGCCATGCCAAGATCGTGGACTTCGGATTGGCTCTGATTTTCGAAGGCGGCGAAACCGAGGCGGACGAAGAAATGTGGGCGACTCCATATTACGTGCCGCCGGAGAAACTCGCAGGCGCGACCGAGGATATCCGGAGCGATCTGTACAGTTTTGGTGCGACGTTGTTCCACTTGCTCGCCGGGCAGCCGATGTACAACACCAGCAGCAACAGCATCGAAGAGCTGCTGCAGGTGAAACAACAATCGGTGAAGCTCGGGGCGGTGGCTCCGATGGTTTCCAGTGCCACTCAGCAGGTGGTAGATCGGTTGGTGATGCCAGATCCTGATCAGCGTTATGCGGATTACGATGCGTTGTACGACGAGTTGTGTGCTGCGCGTGATTCATTGCGTTCCTCCGCTGAAGCCGCTGTGGCTACCAAGGGCGTGGCCAAAGGCAAGGTGCAGAAGAAGAACACGGCGCTGAAAGTCGTGGGTGGGCTGGCGGTTTTGGGAGCGGTTGGTGGTGTGGTTGCCTGGCAGATGCTGCAGACCGCGATTGATGACGGAAAAGCTGCCCTTGTGGAGGCTGGTAACGAGGTGGTTGAGGCTGTGAATGAGGAGATCGAAGCGGCGTCCAGCGGGTTTGAAGAGCGTGCCAACGCAGACGCGGGAACGCGCTTCATCGAGGCGCGGGCGAGCTTGCTTGCGGGCGACTATGACAAGGCGGCCGATGAGTTTCAGAGTCTGATGAATGACTCCGCCACTTCGCAGCCGATGGCGAACTGGGCAGGCCTCAATGCGGCATTCGCTCACTACCTGCTGGGTCAGCCAGGCAAGGCGCGGATTGTGCTGGCGGAGATGCGCGCGCATCCGAAGTTCGACGACTTGCTGATGGACGAGGATTTGCGCACCTACTTTGAACGAGTGAGCAGCACGGTGCTAACGAAGTGGCCTGTCGCCGAGAATGTGGTGGCTGATTTGCCAACCAATGGCGAATGGGGGTTTGCGGTGATGCTCTACGGCTTGAAGAACTGGGAACATGGCCGTTTCCAGTTGGCTTCCGAGATGATTGGGAAGGTGGATTTGGACAACGTGGAGCAGCGCTACGAGTGGCTGCGCGACTACCGTGGATTGCTGAACAATTACATCTACGATGCCAAGACCATGCTCAATTTGCCGTTGGATGAGACCGGTACGGTGAGCTCCGACGTGGACGTCACCATCGGTGTGTTGCAGCGTGCGCACGACGAGCTGAAGATGGAGGGCCGTGCGAAAGACATGGTCGCCGCACGCCTGGAGCGACTGCGCTCATTGAAGGTGGAGCTCGAAGAGGCCGAGCGCCGTGAGGTCGAACGCGAACAACGCGAGTTGATCCGCAACGAGATGATCAAGGTTGCGAAGTTGCGTCCGCAGTTGAAGAAGCTGGGTGAGAGCTATCAGTTCCGTGAGGCGGCCGCGTTGGCGCGCAGCACCAAGCTCGAGACGTCGGAAGCCAAGAGTGAGATGAAGAACACGAGCTTCCTGTATCAGGGGTGTGAGCAGTTCATCGATTTGTTGATTCAGGATCTGAATGAACATTCGTTCCGAGGCTCGCTCAAGCTGACCGAGCGCAGTGCGGAAATGCGTGGCGTGACCGTGGTGAAGGCTACCAGCGCGAGCCTGGCGGTGCGCCGGGGCGGCGCTGTGTTCACTCAAAAGGTGGAGGAGATGCCGCAAGAGACATTGGTGAAGCTGGCCGAGTGGGCGTTGGAGCAGACCAAAGGTGCGGATGCACGCCAGGCTCGCTTCAAGGCACTGGCGGCGTTCTGTGTGTTTACCGGAGATCTTGAACGTGGCGATTCTGCGGCATCGGAGGTGAGCATGCTTGACCGTGAGTTCACCAATGCGTGGAAGAGCCTGCGCCGCCGGGTGGACAAAGCGAATGCCAAAGCGGCCGAGCAGGCCGAACTTATGGAGGGCGCGTCGTCGTCCCGTGGAGGCTCCGATAGTTTGTTCGATGACTCGGGGAACGACGCACCGGATCCACTCGAAGGCGATTCCGGATTGGACGAGTCGCTCTTCGATGATCCGTTCTAA
- a CDS encoding VF530 family DNA-binding protein, with translation MSQDQPNNPLHGVTLEQIVTTLVDAYGWEDLGYRIRINCFNDNPSIKSSLKFLRKTPWARKKVEQLYLRTLEML, from the coding sequence ATGAGCCAAGACCAACCGAACAACCCACTCCACGGAGTCACCCTGGAGCAAATCGTCACCACCCTCGTCGACGCCTACGGCTGGGAGGACCTCGGGTACCGTATCCGCATCAATTGCTTCAACGACAACCCATCGATCAAATCCAGCCTCAAGTTCCTGCGCAAGACTCCATGGGCTCGGAAAAAAGTGGAGCAACTCTACCTCCGCACATTGGAGATGCTTTGA
- the selD gene encoding selenide, water dikinase SelD, producing the protein MTREDITRLTQLSSCAGUASKLGQAELTQVLRGLNQHHDPAVIVGSATSDDAAVYQMTPDTALVQTLDFFTPIVDDPYLFGQIAATNSLSDVYAMGGKPITAMNIMGVPTDQLTLEQINLILKGGADKVVEAECAMVGGHTVQNPEPLYGLSVTGVVHPDRMMSNEGAKPGDVLVLSKPIGTGIISTAIKRGIATGAMIDASVDVMRTLNTPGATIAGEGLCQAATDVTGFGLLGHLANICKSSQVSAQLNTADIPLVDPDVLELIQQGCVPGGSKKNREMAEPMTRIEAGVEDHFMTLVTDAQTSGGLLLCVPPAHVDRVLEILREENALCAAIVGEVLPAEADGTRVVLA; encoded by the coding sequence ATGACCCGCGAAGACATTACCCGCCTGACCCAACTCTCGTCGTGCGCTGGATGAGCATCCAAGCTCGGCCAAGCCGAACTCACGCAGGTTCTGCGTGGACTCAACCAACACCACGACCCAGCCGTCATCGTCGGCTCCGCCACCTCGGACGACGCAGCGGTCTACCAAATGACGCCTGACACCGCGCTGGTGCAGACGCTGGACTTCTTCACACCCATCGTCGACGACCCGTACCTCTTCGGTCAGATCGCCGCGACCAACTCGCTCTCGGATGTCTACGCCATGGGCGGCAAGCCCATCACCGCCATGAACATCATGGGCGTCCCCACCGACCAGCTCACGCTGGAACAGATCAACCTGATCCTCAAAGGAGGTGCCGACAAAGTAGTGGAAGCCGAGTGCGCTATGGTCGGCGGCCACACCGTGCAAAACCCGGAGCCTCTCTACGGCCTCTCGGTCACCGGCGTCGTCCACCCGGACCGCATGATGTCGAACGAAGGCGCCAAGCCCGGCGACGTCCTGGTGCTGAGCAAACCTATCGGGACCGGCATCATCTCAACCGCCATCAAACGAGGCATCGCCACCGGCGCCATGATCGACGCCAGCGTCGATGTCATGCGCACACTCAACACACCGGGCGCCACCATCGCCGGTGAAGGGTTGTGCCAGGCAGCCACCGACGTCACGGGCTTCGGCCTGCTCGGACATTTGGCCAACATCTGCAAGAGCAGCCAGGTCTCGGCCCAACTCAACACGGCCGACATCCCATTGGTCGATCCCGACGTCCTTGAGCTGATCCAACAAGGCTGCGTGCCCGGCGGGTCAAAGAAGAACCGGGAAATGGCCGAGCCCATGACCCGCATCGAAGCAGGCGTCGAGGATCACTTCATGACTCTCGTCACCGACGCCCAGACCAGCGGCGGCCTGCTGCTCTGCGTGCCACCAGCACATGTCGACCGCGTGCTCGAAATCCTGCGCGAGGAAAACGCGCTCTGCGCCGCCATCGTCGGCGAAGTGCTGCCCGCGGAGGCGGACGGCACCCGCGTGGTGCTCGCCTGA